GGTCGATCCGCTTGATTCACGCAAGGAGATCGAACACATCCACACGATACTCGAACGCGGAACCTCTGCCGACGAGCAATTGCGGGTGTGGGAAGCAACGGGCGGCGACCTCAATGCAGTCGTTGATATGCTGATGATCAACACGCTCGAGAATGTGCCGGCAAACTGCTTTGATTAGTTGAGTTGGAAAACCACGGTAACCGTCGACTCGATATTGATCGTACCGACCGAGAAAGTTGCAAGTTTATTTGTGATCGACACTGTTCGTGGCGTCGTTAAGTCTAAGCCGGATCTGTAGTTGGCATTCAAATTACCCGTAGAATAATATTTGTCTGAGGCGTTTCCTTCGTTGATCTTGATCGCCTTTCCGATGGTCTGCCCGATCGCTCCGGTCATCGCTTGAGCCTTTTCGTAAGCGGCTTTCATTGCCATTTCACGAGCTTTTTGACGAAGTTCGATCAATTTTGACGTTTCGAAGCTCACACTGTCGATCTCTGTTGGCTGCGTTGTTAAGATCTCGTTAAATATCGCCTCGAACACTTCGAGTTTGGTCAACTTGAAGGTTACCGACCGCGAAACTTCATATCCCTGAAATTCGCGCGTACCGATCTCATCACCGTCCTCGTCGTATATCGGCTTTTGTCGGTCGCGGGTCGAGATATATTTCATCGAGACCGAGATGTTGTTCGTACGGACGTCCTGCGGTGGAATGGCGTATTTTCTGGCAATTTGCAACATCTTAGCAACGCCATCTTCATTTGCTTTCCGCGCGGTCTGAAGGTCTTTGTCGACTTTGGTGAAATCGACAGAGATAGTTGCCGAATCAGGTTCCACGGCGATCTCAGCCTTTCCCGTGACCTCGATGATCGGGATATTTATACTATCGGTTTTTGATTGTGCTGACGAAGGGTAGGTTGCGAGAGAGAGCAGAGCGAGGGTAAATAAGATCAGAGATTTACGTTTCATAGCATTTTGGGGTACTGCCGGCGAAACTCTTCGATCACTGCGTGACCGATGCCGATCAGCTGTTCGATCGATGTTTAAGTGCCAGTTTGAGAAAGTTTTCAAACAAAATACGACCGTCCCGCGATTCATTGGGGTGCTCCCAGCGGGTCGGATTGGTCGACCAATCCTCAAATGATTTTTCGAGATGAAACTGCACGGAGTAGATAAGTTGGCCTTCGCTACGCTTGACCATCATCTGATTTTTGCAGAGATAAGAGGTTGCGAGTAGCTTGAAGCCCTCCGGGACGCCATCGATCTGGACGCCGTGATTTTGCCAAACGCGCAAAATATCATCATCCGTCGTATAGTCCTGCCATATTCCCGACTCTCTGTCATCATTACCCTCGAAGATCGGATCTGTGATATCGACAATTTTTACAAATCGGTACTGGTACTCCACCACGCGGCCCGAACGCTTGGCCCGGAGTTCGCGATCGTCGAGTGTCTTGAGGCTTGCACCGAACGACACTCCGACAAGCTGATGAGCACCGCATATGGCCAGAACCGGGATCTTGGTGTGGAGTATGAAGTCCGCAAATTCCTTTAAGTGCTTCGGGTTGTAATAGTCAAAATCTGAATACGTGCCGCTCATTACGATCGCATCGGGCCTAAACTGCTTTGCGGCGGCCGCGACCTCGGAAAGGTGCACTGTCATCGTCTTTGGACTTTGGACGAGTCGCAGCAGATTTTTGGCAATATTGTTACACGCCATTCCGGCGACTTTTCGTTCAAATTCGAGTTTATTCTTTGCAGTGCCGCTCCACTCGCGCAGGGCGAGATCCGACATATCCGATTCGTATCTGAGCAGATTGTTGACGATCAAAACCTTGGCGTGCGGTATGCGCTTTTCGATCGGCTCATAACGGCAGAACGCGTTTTGTTTATACGGGAAAGGCAATGATTCGATTTCGGGTGCTTTGGCGACAGCGTCAAACATATAGACAATTGCGGCAGAGACATCTCCGCCCTTGTTAGGTAATTATATCATCAATCAATGCGCCGTAAAGACCGACGAAGGCTGCGCACTTAAAATGCGGCTCGTTTCGCTGGCCCAGGCGGTTCAGATCACAATAGATCTCTTCGTCCGGATCATCAAATTTCTCACAGATTCGGCACATCTCCGGTGTCGGGATCGACGTTGCATCAAGTTCGTTTCCGTCATCGTCATAGTACGGCATCTTTTACACCTTTCACGACCGCTGGCGTGTCTGACGATTGAACTCCGGCATTAGCGCTCCGGCGCCGATATCGGCGATTCCCTTTCGGACGAGCCCGAGAATTGTTCTTCTCAAACGCTTTCGGGCCACCTCGGAGCGATCATCGGACTCAGCATCGACAAGCAAAAGCATCTTCTGCCACGACGTCTCCAATTCGTCGGCGGCGGCCGAGATCTTAGTGATGTCATAGGGCACGGCAAAGGACGTGCAACCGAGCCGTGCGAAAACGCGCAAGTATCTGGCCATCGCGAGATCCGGACACGAAAAGCGTCGCTTTCCCACCTTTAATTCGATCCCTAGCAGTGTGTATTGGATCTCGGCAATATTTTCGCGTTCGGAAACCTCGAGCGAATACGAGCGGGTCCGTTGCGAGCGGATCTTTTCCTCGTAGATCGTCGGGATCCATTCGGCCCCGAGGGCTCCGAGGATGGTGTTACTTCTGTCCATTGGCCAAGGGTACGGTCGTTTACTTCTCGGCTGTGATGACCGCCGCGGCCGGCAAGTGCGAAAACTTATCGATCACCGACTCGCTGAAAATGCCGAAATAGAAAACACCAAGCACCATTATGACCAAGGCCACCGCGAAGCCTATCGGCATCTTTGGTTCGACCCATTCGGTCGTTCGTTCGCGGAAAAACATCACGACGATCAGCCGTAGGTAATAGTAAGCCGAGATCGCCGTATTCACGACCGCTACGACGACCATTATCGTAAGCAGAGTGCTGCCGGCCTCAAGTGCCGGCCTAAAGACGAGGATCTTGCCCATAAAGCCCGCGGTCAGCGGCAACCCGAGCAGGCTGAGCATAAATAGCGAAAGCGAAAATGCGAGAACGGGCGACTTAAACCCGATTCCGTTGTAGTCTTCGAACTCGGCTCGCCGATCATTCTTTTGTGCTACGAGGGCGACGATGGCAAAAGCACCAAGATTGGTCACCGCGTAGGTCAACATATAAAAAGCAACTGCCGCTATCGCCTCTTCGCGTGCCGCCGGGGTTTTAGCCGCACCCGCACCGATAAAGCCGACGAGGGCATAGCCCGCGTGAGCGATCGACGAATACGCAAGCATTCGTTTGACGTTGGTCTGCATCACCGCCGCCACGTTACCGATGATCATCGTCAGCATCGCCAGCACGGCAAGAGCGGTTATCCACGTTTGATGCAGCAATCCCGAGGCCTGCACACCGGCGATCAGCGGAAAACCAAGTACGAAGATACGCATAAACGACGCAAAGGCCGCCGCTTTCGGGCCCGCCGCCATAAATCCTGTGACCGGCGTCGGAGCACCTTCGTAAACGTCCGGCGTCCAAACGTGGAACGGAGCCATACCGATCTTAAAACCAAATCCGACCAGCATCATCGCTGCTCCGACCAGCAAGAGAGCCGGGAAATTCGGGTTAGCGATCTTGGCGGCGATCTGCGTCAGATCGGTGCTGCCGGTCGCGCCATAGACAAGCGCCATACCGTATAGCAGAAATGCTGAGGCAATTGAACCGAGAATGAAGTATTTCATCGACGATTCATTAGAACGCAGATCGCCTCGTCTGAGGCCCGCCATTACGTATGTCGCGATCGACAGTGTCTCAAGCCCAAGGAAAATGACCACGAGGTTATTGCCGGCCGACATCATCATCATTCCGAAGGTGGCAAACATCAGAAGCGCGTGATATTCGCCCGCCGGAACGTCTTCGCGTTCGACCCAGACAGTCGAAACAAGGATCGTCATCGCCGACACAAAGAGAAAGACGAACCCGAAACTGAGCCTTAGATTGTCGTGGGCGATCATTCCGCCCCAGGCATTACCCTGTGGGTAACTGCCCCACATCGTCGCCAACAAAATGCCCGATGCGGCCAATCCGATCAATGAGATCGCACCCGAGACCATTCGCTGTTTCGGAAAAAAGCTATCGTATAGCATTACGATAATGCCGGCCACAGCCACGATGAGTTCGGGCATTATAACCGTCACGTTCACGCTCGGTGCTAATAGATCTGTTAGGAAAAACGTGTTCATTTTACTTTATTCGCCCTCGAGTCAATGCGGCCCCTTGTAACCGGTGTACTCGTATCTTTTCTCACCCGCCGTCACACTCACGTTCAGCGAATTCTCCTTTGGAGGGATCGGACAATTGTATTTATCACTGCCATATGCACAATTCGGATTGTACGCAAGATTAAAGTCCAATTTTACCGAGCCTTTCCCAGGCTTCTTAATATCAATATAACGGCCTCCGCCGTATGTCTCCGTCCGGTTCGTCAAGTCCTTGAACGGAACGAACAGCAGGTCGGCGTATTCCGGAAACTTCTCTAATACCGCAGGATCCATCTGATACACGCTCAGTGTTTGCGGTTCTCCGGCCAACTCGAATGTCAATAGTCCGTACTTTACGAACTTTTTAGTGATACCCGACGATGTCGGCATCTGAAAATACTTTTCGCTCGGAGTTCGCGTAAATTTGGCATTTACTCTGAACGCCGTATCATTGTCAAAATAATTTAAGCCCTTAAAGCTCGCAAGATCTTCGTCCTTCAACGGCGATTCCGCCTTGTTCCTAAATTCAGCGTCACGGCCGTCCCTAAATACCTTGGCGTCGGTCGTGCCGTAATACGCTTGGCTGCTGACTGACAGGGCAGCACTGAGCAGCAATATCAAAGTTACGGTTAACCGCATAAAGCTACTTTTCAGCCTTCGGAACTACCAGCGTCGTCGGTGGCGCTCCTGCGTGATCGATCACACCGCCCGCCTGGCCCATAACCCTTTCCTGTAGAGCCCTGATCGCCATTTCCGAACGCTTCAGAAACGGCTTGGGAAACACGCCCATATAGACCATCAGTGCCAACAGCGGGATCATCAGCCCGATCTCTCGCCAATTCAGGTCAGCGAGGCTGCGATTTTTTTCGTGCGTGATCTTGCCGAAAAATATCCGCTGAACCATCCACAAAAGGTATACAGCCGCAAAGATCACGCCCGTTCCCGCAAACATCGTCGCGACATAATTCCAATTAACGCTCGCCGTGACGCTCAGAGCGTGTGAGCCGAACATTCCGATCATTATCAGAAACTCGCCGACAAATCCGTTGAGGAACGGCAGTCCGATCGATGCCATCGTCGTAATGACAAACAGCGTCGCATAGGTCGGCATTGGGTTTGCCAGGCCGCCAAATTCGCTGATCGCTCGCGTGTGACGGCGTTCGTATATAAATCCAACGAGGATGAACAGTGCTCCGGTCGTCACACCGTGGCTCAGCATAGTAAACAGTGCTCCCTGCATTCCCGATTCCGTAAACGAGAACATACCGAGCACCACAAATCCCATATGGGCAACCGATGAATACGCGACAAGGCGCTTCATATCGGGTTGGACCATTGCGACCAGGGCTCCGTAAATGATGCCGATGATCGCGAGGATTATAAATAGCCAGGCCCATTCACGGCTTTGATCCGGAAAGAGTGCAAAGT
This is a stretch of genomic DNA from Chloracidobacterium sp.. It encodes these proteins:
- a CDS encoding SIMPL domain-containing protein (The SIMPL domain is named for its presence in mouse protein SIMPL (signalling molecule that associates with mouse pelle-like kinase). Bacterial member BP26, from Brucella, was shown to assemble into a channel-like structure, while YggE from E. coli has been associated with resistance to oxidative stress.); this translates as MKRKSLILFTLALLSLATYPSSAQSKTDSINIPIIEVTGKAEIAVEPDSATISVDFTKVDKDLQTARKANEDGVAKMLQIARKYAIPPQDVRTNNISVSMKYISTRDRQKPIYDEDGDEIGTREFQGYEVSRSVTFKLTKLEVFEAIFNEILTTQPTEIDSVSFETSKLIELRQKAREMAMKAAYEKAQAMTGAIGQTIGKAIKINEGNASDKYYSTGNLNANYRSGLDLTTPRTVSITNKLATFSVGTINIESTVTVVFQLN
- a CDS encoding gamma-glutamyl-gamma-aminobutyrate hydrolase family protein (Members of this family of hydrolases with an active site Cys residue belong to MEROPS family C26.), yielding MFDAVAKAPEIESLPFPYKQNAFCRYEPIEKRIPHAKVLIVNNLLRYESDMSDLALREWSGTAKNKLEFERKVAGMACNNIAKNLLRLVQSPKTMTVHLSEVAAAAKQFRPDAIVMSGTYSDFDYYNPKHLKEFADFILHTKIPVLAICGAHQLVGVSFGASLKTLDDRELRAKRSGRVVEYQYRFVKIVDITDPIFEGNDDRESGIWQDYTTDDDILRVWQNHGVQIDGVPEGFKLLATSYLCKNQMMVKRSEGQLIYSVQFHLEKSFEDWSTNPTRWEHPNESRDGRILFENFLKLALKHRSNS
- a CDS encoding NADH-quinone oxidoreductase subunit N — protein: MNTFFLTDLLAPSVNVTVIMPELIVAVAGIIVMLYDSFFPKQRMVSGAISLIGLAASGILLATMWGSYPQGNAWGGMIAHDNLRLSFGFVFLFVSAMTILVSTVWVEREDVPAGEYHALLMFATFGMMMMSAGNNLVVIFLGLETLSIATYVMAGLRRGDLRSNESSMKYFILGSIASAFLLYGMALVYGATGSTDLTQIAAKIANPNFPALLLVGAAMMLVGFGFKIGMAPFHVWTPDVYEGAPTPVTGFMAAGPKAAAFASFMRIFVLGFPLIAGVQASGLLHQTWITALAVLAMLTMIIGNVAAVMQTNVKRMLAYSSIAHAGYALVGFIGAGAAKTPAAREEAIAAVAFYMLTYAVTNLGAFAIVALVAQKNDRRAEFEDYNGIGFKSPVLAFSLSLFMLSLLGLPLTAGFMGKILVFRPALEAGSTLLTIMVVVAVVNTAISAYYYLRLIVVMFFRERTTEWVEPKMPIGFAVALVIMVLGVFYFGIFSESVIDKFSHLPAAAVITAEK
- a CDS encoding DUF1684 domain-containing protein — encoded protein: MRLTVTLILLLSAALSVSSQAYYGTTDAKVFRDGRDAEFRNKAESPLKDEDLASFKGLNYFDNDTAFRVNAKFTRTPSEKYFQMPTSSGITKKFVKYGLLTFELAGEPQTLSVYQMDPAVLEKFPEYADLLFVPFKDLTNRTETYGGGRYIDIKKPGKGSVKLDFNLAYNPNCAYGSDKYNCPIPPKENSLNVSVTAGEKRYEYTGYKGPH